One genomic region from Streptomyces sp. Li-HN-5-11 encodes:
- a CDS encoding ABC transporter ATP-binding protein, with protein sequence MCAVRGLTKTYPAARGRRGAPGTPEVRATDDVGLDVRRGEIFGLLGPNGAGKSTLVRQLTGLMRPDRGTVEILGHDIVAHPERAARILAYLGQDSTALDELTVSLAAETTGRLRGLDVRRARAERDAVLDELGLAPIAGRPLKKLSGGQRRLACFAAALVGERPLLVLDEPTTGMDPVARRAVWSAVDRRRAERGTTVVLVTHNVIEAETVLDRVAVLDRGRVIACDTPACLKERVSGEVRVELVWRDRAPLEVPEVAELHGRAVESGRRWTLRLAPEEARAAVATVTGGAAFAALDDFTLATPSLEDVYLALGGAARQGLVKA encoded by the coding sequence GTGTGCGCGGTGCGCGGACTGACCAAGACCTACCCCGCCGCACGCGGCCGGCGCGGCGCCCCCGGCACCCCCGAGGTGCGCGCCACCGACGACGTCGGACTCGACGTCCGGCGCGGCGAGATCTTCGGCCTGCTCGGGCCGAACGGCGCCGGCAAGTCCACCCTGGTGCGGCAGCTCACCGGCCTGATGCGCCCGGACCGCGGCACGGTCGAGATCCTCGGCCACGACATCGTCGCCCACCCCGAACGGGCCGCGCGGATCCTCGCCTACCTGGGGCAGGACTCCACCGCCCTCGACGAGCTGACCGTGTCGCTGGCCGCCGAGACCACCGGGCGGCTGCGCGGCCTGGACGTGCGGCGGGCGCGGGCCGAGCGGGACGCCGTCCTCGACGAACTGGGCCTCGCGCCGATCGCAGGGCGCCCGCTGAAGAAGCTCTCCGGCGGCCAGCGGCGGCTCGCCTGCTTCGCCGCCGCGCTGGTCGGCGAACGGCCGCTGCTCGTGCTCGACGAGCCGACCACCGGCATGGACCCGGTCGCGCGGCGCGCGGTGTGGTCCGCCGTGGACCGGCGACGCGCCGAGCGCGGTACCACGGTCGTGCTGGTCACCCACAACGTCATCGAGGCCGAGACCGTGCTGGACCGCGTCGCCGTCCTCGACCGGGGCCGGGTCATCGCCTGCGACACCCCGGCCTGCCTCAAGGAACGGGTCTCCGGCGAGGTGCGGGTCGAGCTGGTGTGGCGGGACCGGGCGCCGCTGGAGGTGCCGGAGGTCGCCGAGCTGCACGGGCGCGCCGTGGAATCGGGGCGCCGCTGGACACTGCGGCTCGCGCCCGAGGAGGCCCGTGCCGCCGTCGCCACGGTCACCGGCGGCGCCGCCTTCGCGGCCCTGGACGACTTCACGCTCGCCACGCCCAGTCTGGAGGACGTGTACCTGGCGCTGGGCGGCGCGGCCCGGCAGGGGCTGGTGAAGGCGTGA
- a CDS encoding NYN domain-containing protein: MDRCIVLVDAGYLLGAAASLLAGEPSRSRITVDHTALVQGLREQAESDTERPLLRIYWFDGAPDRVPQPEHRRLRVMPRVTVRLGALTRSDGRWAQKGVDAAMHAELTELARNRACSDVVLVTGDGDLLPGMMAAKEHGVAVHLWAVQAADGDYNQSEDLVAEADERRVLDRTWITKAVRAKELTGVCAPPPAPRPEIAAILSAPLPESSLGASVGADADRRAGEQPHQATAARNGAEDRVPAAKGVPTPKDLAALRAPGAQPPAPHPATATLRWSSDKGWVDRPSGPAEPPEVASMPTLAQLTTAEQRWADREEDITTVGGDPYEVGQVFARRWVERLGETPHLQKLSSMYPRIPHRIDGELLRYAARFGLLAHKDDQIDEHDRYAIRAGFWREIDVRTGAEHVPADD; this comes from the coding sequence GTGGACCGCTGCATCGTCCTGGTGGACGCCGGGTATCTGCTGGGGGCCGCCGCCAGTCTCCTCGCCGGGGAGCCGTCGCGGTCCCGGATCACCGTCGACCACACCGCGCTCGTCCAGGGGCTGCGCGAACAGGCCGAGTCCGACACCGAGCGGCCCCTGCTGCGCATCTACTGGTTCGACGGCGCCCCCGACCGGGTCCCGCAGCCCGAACACCGCCGGCTGCGCGTGATGCCCCGGGTGACCGTCCGGCTGGGCGCGCTGACCCGCAGCGACGGGCGCTGGGCGCAGAAGGGCGTGGACGCCGCCATGCACGCCGAACTCACCGAGCTGGCCCGCAACCGCGCCTGCTCCGACGTCGTCCTCGTCACCGGCGACGGCGACCTGCTGCCCGGCATGATGGCCGCCAAGGAACACGGCGTCGCCGTCCACCTGTGGGCCGTACAGGCCGCCGACGGCGACTACAACCAGTCCGAGGACCTGGTGGCCGAGGCCGACGAGCGCCGCGTACTGGACCGCACCTGGATCACCAAGGCCGTCCGCGCCAAGGAGCTCACCGGCGTCTGCGCGCCCCCGCCCGCGCCCCGCCCGGAGATCGCCGCGATCCTCTCCGCCCCGCTGCCCGAGTCCTCCCTCGGCGCGAGTGTCGGCGCGGACGCCGACCGCCGGGCCGGGGAACAGCCGCACCAGGCCACGGCCGCGCGCAACGGCGCCGAGGACCGGGTGCCGGCCGCCAAGGGCGTGCCCACTCCCAAGGACCTCGCCGCACTGCGCGCCCCCGGCGCCCAGCCGCCCGCCCCGCATCCCGCCACGGCGACCCTGCGCTGGTCATCGGACAAGGGCTGGGTGGACCGCCCCAGCGGGCCCGCCGAGCCGCCCGAGGTCGCCTCCATGCCGACGCTCGCCCAGCTGACGACGGCCGAACAGCGCTGGGCGGACCGGGAGGAGGACATCACCACCGTCGGCGGCGACCCGTACGAGGTCGGGCAGGTCTTCGCCCGGCGCTGGGTGGAGCGGCTGGGCGAGACGCCGCACCTGCAGAAGCTGTCGTCGATGTACCCCCGCATCCCGCACCGCATCGACGGCGAGCTGCTGCGCTACGCCGCCCGCTTCGGGCTGCTCGCCCACAAGGACGACCAGATCGACGAACACGACCGGTACGCCATCCGGGCCGGGTTCTGGCGGGAGATCGACGTGCGCACCGGCGCCGAGCACGTGCCGGCGGACGACTGA
- the dnaE gene encoding DNA polymerase III subunit alpha — MSKPPFTHLHVHTQYSLLDGAARLKDMFNACNEMGMTHIAMSDHGNLHGAYDFFHSAKKAGITPIIGIEAYVAPESRRNKRKILWGQPHQKRDDVSGSGGYTHKTMWAVNRTGLHNLFRLSSDAYAEGWLQKWPRMDKETIAQWSEGIVASTGCPSGEVQTRLRLGHFDEALKAAADYQDIFGKDRYFLELMDHGIDIEHRVREGLLEIGKKLGIPPLVTNDSHYTYAHEAGAHDALLCIQTGKNLSDPDRFKFDGTGYYLKSTDEMYAIDSSDAWQEGCANTLLVAEMVDTTGMFEKRDLMPKFDIPEGYTEVTWFQEEVRRGMERRFPDGIPEDRQKQAEYEMDVIIQMGFPGYFLVVADFIMWAKNNGIAVGPGRGSAAGSIVAYAMGITDLDPIPHGLIFERFLNPERISMPDVDIDFDERRRVEVIRYVTEKYGADKVAMIGTYGTIKAKNAIKDSARVLGYPYAMGDRITKAMPADVLGKGIPLSGITDPSHPRYSEAGEVRGMYENEPDVKKVIDTARGVEGLVRQMGVHAAGVIMSSETITEHVPVWVRHTDGVTITQWDYPSCESLGLLKMDFLGLRNLTIMDDAVKMVKSNKGIDIDLLSLPLDDPTTFELLQRGDTLGVFQFDGGPMRSLLRLMKPDNFEDISAVSALYRPGPMGMNSHTNYALRKNGQQEITPIHPELEEPLKEVLDVTYGLIVYQEQVQKAAQIIAGYTLGEADILRRVMGKKKPEELAKNFVLFQEGARKKGYSDEAIQALWDVLVPFAGYAFNKAHSAAYGLVSYWTAYLKANHPAEYMAALLTSVKDDKDKSAVYLNECRRMGIKVLPPNVNESMSNFAAQGDDVILFGLSAVRNVGTNVVESIIRTRKAKGKYVSFPDYLDKVEAVVCNKRTTESLIKAGAFDTMGHTRKGLTAQYEPMIDNVVAVKRKEAEGQFDLFGGMGEEATSEPGFGLDVEFSPDEWDKTYLLAQEREMLGLYVSDHPLFGLEHVLADKADAGIAQLTGGEHADGAVVTIGGIISGLQRKMTKQGNAWAIATVEDLAGSIECMFFPATYQLISTQLVEDAVVFVKGRLDKREDVPRLVAMELQVPDLSNAGTNAPVILTIPATRVTPPMVSRLGEILSHHKGDSEVRIKLQGPRKTTVLRLDRHRVKPDPALFGDLKVLLGPSCLAG; from the coding sequence GTGTCAAAGCCGCCGTTCACGCACCTGCACGTCCACACCCAGTACTCGCTGCTGGACGGTGCCGCGCGGCTGAAGGACATGTTCAACGCGTGCAACGAGATGGGCATGACGCACATCGCCATGTCCGACCACGGCAACCTCCACGGCGCGTACGACTTCTTCCACTCCGCGAAGAAAGCCGGAATCACCCCGATCATCGGCATCGAGGCGTATGTCGCGCCCGAGTCCCGGCGCAACAAGCGCAAGATCCTCTGGGGGCAGCCGCACCAGAAGCGGGACGACGTCTCCGGTTCCGGCGGTTACACCCACAAGACGATGTGGGCCGTGAACAGGACCGGCCTGCACAACCTCTTCCGGCTCTCCTCCGACGCGTACGCCGAGGGCTGGCTGCAGAAGTGGCCCCGGATGGACAAGGAGACCATCGCCCAGTGGTCCGAGGGGATCGTCGCCTCCACCGGCTGCCCCTCCGGCGAGGTGCAGACCCGGCTGCGCCTCGGCCACTTCGACGAGGCCCTGAAGGCCGCCGCCGACTACCAGGACATCTTCGGCAAGGACCGCTACTTCCTGGAGCTGATGGACCACGGCATCGACATCGAGCACCGGGTCCGCGAGGGCCTCCTGGAGATCGGCAAGAAGCTCGGCATCCCGCCCCTGGTCACCAACGACTCGCACTACACGTACGCGCACGAGGCGGGCGCACACGACGCCCTGCTGTGCATCCAGACCGGCAAGAACCTCTCCGACCCCGACCGCTTCAAGTTCGACGGCACCGGCTACTACCTGAAGTCCACGGACGAGATGTACGCCATCGACTCCTCGGACGCCTGGCAGGAGGGCTGCGCCAACACGCTCCTCGTCGCCGAGATGGTCGACACCACGGGCATGTTCGAGAAGCGCGACCTCATGCCCAAGTTCGACATCCCCGAGGGCTACACCGAGGTCACCTGGTTCCAGGAGGAGGTCCGCCGCGGCATGGAGCGCCGCTTCCCGGACGGCATCCCCGAGGACCGCCAGAAGCAGGCCGAGTACGAGATGGACGTCATCATCCAGATGGGGTTCCCCGGCTACTTCCTCGTGGTCGCCGACTTCATCATGTGGGCCAAGAACAACGGCATCGCGGTCGGCCCCGGCCGAGGCTCCGCCGCCGGCTCGATCGTCGCCTACGCCATGGGCATCACCGACCTCGACCCCATCCCGCACGGCCTGATCTTCGAGCGGTTCCTCAACCCCGAGCGCATCTCGATGCCCGACGTCGACATCGACTTCGACGAGCGCAGGCGCGTCGAGGTGATCAGGTACGTCACCGAGAAGTACGGCGCCGACAAGGTCGCCATGATCGGCACCTACGGCACCATCAAGGCCAAGAACGCGATCAAGGACTCCGCGCGTGTGCTCGGCTACCCGTACGCGATGGGCGACCGCATCACCAAGGCCATGCCCGCCGACGTCCTCGGCAAGGGCATCCCGCTCTCCGGCATCACCGACCCCAGCCACCCCCGCTACAGCGAGGCCGGCGAGGTCCGCGGGATGTACGAGAACGAGCCGGACGTCAAGAAGGTCATCGACACCGCACGCGGCGTGGAGGGCCTGGTCCGGCAGATGGGCGTGCACGCGGCCGGCGTGATCATGTCCAGCGAGACCATCACCGAGCACGTCCCCGTCTGGGTCCGGCACACCGACGGCGTGACCATCACGCAGTGGGACTACCCGAGCTGCGAGTCGCTCGGCCTGCTGAAGATGGACTTCCTCGGCCTGCGCAACCTCACGATCATGGACGACGCCGTGAAGATGGTGAAGTCCAACAAGGGGATCGACATCGATCTCCTCAGCCTCCCGCTGGACGACCCCACGACCTTCGAACTCCTCCAGCGCGGTGACACCCTCGGCGTCTTCCAGTTCGACGGCGGCCCCATGCGCTCGCTGCTGCGCCTGATGAAGCCGGACAACTTCGAGGACATCTCCGCCGTCTCGGCCCTGTACCGCCCGGGCCCGATGGGCATGAACTCCCACACCAACTACGCCCTGCGCAAGAACGGGCAGCAGGAGATCACGCCCATCCACCCCGAGCTGGAGGAGCCCCTCAAGGAGGTCCTGGACGTCACCTACGGCCTGATCGTCTACCAGGAGCAGGTGCAGAAGGCCGCCCAGATCATCGCGGGCTACACGCTCGGCGAGGCCGACATCCTGCGCCGCGTGATGGGCAAGAAGAAGCCCGAGGAACTGGCGAAGAACTTCGTCCTGTTCCAGGAGGGCGCCCGGAAGAAGGGCTACAGCGACGAGGCGATCCAGGCCCTGTGGGACGTGCTGGTCCCGTTCGCCGGCTACGCCTTCAACAAGGCGCACTCGGCCGCGTACGGCCTGGTCTCGTACTGGACGGCCTACCTCAAGGCCAACCACCCCGCCGAGTACATGGCGGCGCTGCTGACCTCCGTGAAGGACGACAAGGACAAGTCGGCGGTCTACCTCAACGAGTGCCGCCGCATGGGCATCAAGGTGCTCCCGCCGAACGTCAACGAGTCGATGTCCAACTTCGCCGCCCAGGGCGACGACGTGATCCTCTTCGGCCTCTCCGCCGTCCGCAACGTCGGCACGAACGTCGTCGAGTCGATCATCAGGACCCGCAAGGCCAAGGGGAAGTACGTCTCCTTCCCCGACTACCTCGACAAGGTCGAGGCGGTGGTCTGCAACAAGCGCACCACCGAGTCGCTGATCAAGGCCGGCGCCTTCGACACCATGGGGCACACCCGCAAGGGCCTCACCGCGCAGTACGAACCGATGATCGACAACGTGGTCGCGGTCAAGCGCAAGGAGGCCGAGGGCCAGTTCGACCTCTTCGGCGGGATGGGAGAGGAGGCCACCAGCGAGCCGGGCTTCGGACTCGACGTGGAGTTCTCCCCTGACGAGTGGGACAAGACCTATCTGCTCGCCCAGGAGCGGGAGATGCTCGGTCTCTACGTCTCCGACCACCCGCTCTTCGGCCTGGAGCACGTTCTCGCCGACAAGGCCGACGCCGGCATCGCCCAGCTCACCGGCGGTGAGCACGCGGACGGCGCGGTCGTGACCATCGGCGGCATCATCTCCGGCCTGCAGCGCAAGATGACCAAGCAGGGCAACGCCTGGGCCATCGCCACCGTGGAGGACCTGGCCGGCTCCATCGAGTGCATGTTCTTCCCCGCGACCTACCAGCTCATCTCGACCCAACTCGTCGAGGACGCGGTCGTGTTCGTCAAGGGCCGCCTGGACAAGCGCGAGGACGTACCCCGACTGGTCGCCATGGAACTGCAGGTCCCGGATCTGTCGAACGCCGGCACCAACGCGCCGGTGATCCTCACCATCCCCGCCACCCGGGTCACCCCGCCGATGGTGAGCCGCCTCGGCGAGATCCTCAGCCACCACAAGGGCGACAGCGAGGTCCGGATCAAGCTCCAGGGACCGCGCAAGACGACGGTCCTGCGCCTGGACCGGCACCGCGTCAAGCCGGACCCCGCCCTGTTCGGCGACCTGAAGGTCCTGCTCGGCCCGTCCTGCCTGGCGGGTTGA
- a CDS encoding DUF2252 domain-containing protein, which yields MSVPQLSDEQRGEEILAVFDTAFGELLAADPAAFRVKFRKMAASAFAFYRGTACLFYHDLTANTHFGSKRGGPYLDERTSRVWIHGDLHAENFGTYMDSNGRLVFNVNDFDEAYVGPFTWDIKRFAASVALVGYAKALSDDQITELVTVYAAAYRERVHALATGAKSDEVPPFTLDTAQGPLLDALRDARSLTRFGLLDSMTEIRDFERRFAPGGGSVELDAATRYKVLAAFDGYLETLPETSLARPDSYRVKDVVGRRGVGIGSAGLPSYNILLEGHSDALENDVVIYIKQAQMPAVSRHITDPAIRDYFQHEGHRTVISQRALQAHADPWLGWTELDGAGQLVAEVSPYAVDLDWGDIDDPEEIAQVVADLGRATATMHAAADDQSGESLVPFSTERAIDAAIAADEEGFAPLLVDFAHAYGARARADHQIFLDLFRNGRIPGL from the coding sequence ATGTCGGTCCCCCAGCTCAGCGACGAGCAGCGCGGCGAGGAGATCCTCGCCGTTTTCGACACCGCCTTCGGCGAGCTCCTGGCCGCCGACCCGGCCGCGTTCCGCGTGAAGTTCCGGAAGATGGCGGCCTCGGCGTTCGCGTTCTACCGGGGCACGGCCTGCCTCTTCTACCACGACCTCACCGCGAATACTCACTTCGGGTCGAAGCGGGGCGGCCCCTACCTCGACGAGCGCACCTCGCGCGTGTGGATCCACGGCGACCTGCACGCGGAGAACTTCGGCACGTACATGGACTCCAACGGCCGGCTGGTCTTCAACGTCAACGACTTCGACGAGGCCTACGTCGGCCCCTTCACGTGGGACATCAAGCGCTTCGCCGCCTCCGTCGCCCTCGTCGGTTACGCCAAGGCGCTCAGCGACGACCAGATCACCGAGCTGGTGACGGTCTACGCCGCCGCCTACCGCGAGCGCGTGCACGCCCTGGCCACCGGCGCCAAGAGCGACGAGGTGCCGCCCTTCACCCTGGACACCGCCCAGGGCCCGCTGCTGGACGCGCTGCGCGACGCCCGCTCGCTGACCCGCTTCGGGCTGCTGGACTCGATGACCGAGATCCGCGACTTCGAGCGCCGCTTCGCGCCCGGCGGCGGCTCCGTCGAGCTGGACGCGGCCACCCGCTACAAGGTGCTCGCGGCCTTCGACGGCTACCTGGAGACGCTGCCGGAGACCTCGCTGGCCCGCCCGGACTCCTACCGTGTGAAGGACGTCGTCGGCCGCCGCGGCGTCGGCATCGGCTCGGCGGGCCTGCCGTCGTACAACATCCTCCTGGAGGGCCACAGCGACGCCCTGGAGAACGATGTCGTGATCTACATCAAGCAGGCCCAGATGCCTGCCGTCTCCCGGCACATCACGGACCCGGCGATCCGTGACTACTTCCAGCACGAGGGCCACCGCACGGTGATCTCCCAGCGCGCCCTGCAGGCGCACGCCGACCCGTGGCTGGGCTGGACCGAGCTGGACGGCGCCGGCCAGCTGGTCGCCGAGGTGTCGCCGTACGCCGTCGACCTGGACTGGGGCGACATCGACGACCCGGAGGAGATCGCGCAGGTCGTCGCCGACCTCGGCCGGGCCACGGCCACCATGCACGCGGCCGCGGACGACCAGTCCGGGGAGTCGCTGGTGCCGTTCTCCACCGAGCGCGCCATCGACGCGGCGATCGCGGCCGACGAGGAGGGCTTCGCCCCCCTGCTGGTGGACTTCGCGCACGCCTACGGCGCACGCGCGCGTGCCGACCACCAGATCTTCCTGGACCTGTTCCGCAACGGCCGCATTCCGGGTCTGTGA
- a CDS encoding DsbA family protein, giving the protein MSKRNSQTAKTAARERLRAERERQAKRAKARRQLIVAASVVAVLAAAGGIGYAVVQANKPSHWEAMKTAKVVAPANTSGPDGTTVIIGKSSAKKTLKEYEDPRCPVCAQFEQTVGSTVKKDIDDGKFKIQYIGGTFIDNHDNGQGSKNAMSAMGAALNVSPEAFLEYKSALYSTKWHPDETTDKFKNDSYLIQVADTVPALKGNTKFQTAVKNGTYDAWAMAMSKTFDDNKDGVSGTPSFVMNGKKITTNGRPDGNPPMSVADFNSLVGAALKE; this is encoded by the coding sequence ATGAGCAAGCGGAACAGCCAGACGGCGAAGACGGCGGCCCGGGAGCGGCTGCGGGCCGAGCGCGAGCGCCAGGCCAAGCGGGCCAAGGCCAGGCGGCAGCTCATCGTCGCCGCCTCGGTCGTCGCCGTACTGGCGGCGGCCGGCGGCATAGGCTACGCCGTCGTCCAGGCCAACAAGCCCAGCCACTGGGAGGCCATGAAGACGGCGAAGGTCGTCGCCCCGGCCAACACCTCGGGCCCCGACGGCACGACCGTGATCATCGGCAAGAGCAGCGCCAAGAAGACCCTCAAGGAGTACGAGGACCCGCGCTGCCCCGTGTGCGCGCAGTTCGAGCAGACCGTCGGCTCGACCGTGAAGAAGGACATCGACGACGGCAAGTTCAAGATCCAGTACATCGGCGGCACGTTCATCGACAACCACGACAACGGCCAGGGCTCAAAGAACGCGATGAGCGCCATGGGCGCCGCGCTGAACGTCAGCCCCGAGGCGTTCCTCGAGTACAAGAGCGCGCTGTACTCGACGAAGTGGCACCCGGACGAGACGACCGACAAGTTCAAGAACGACAGCTACCTCATCCAGGTCGCCGACACCGTTCCGGCGCTGAAGGGCAACACCAAGTTCCAGACGGCGGTGAAGAACGGCACGTACGACGCCTGGGCGATGGCGATGTCGAAGACCTTCGACGACAACAAGGACGGCGTGTCGGGTACCCCGAGCTTCGTCATGAACGGCAAGAAGATCACCACCAACGGCCGGCCCGACGGCAACCCGCCGATGTCCGTGGCCGATTTCAACTCGTTGGTCGGGGCGGCCCTCAAGGAGTAG
- a CDS encoding alkaline phosphatase D family protein, with the protein MTSRYRSSETPESLDSLSPRRRTVVKAAAAAAVLAGPLAAALPARAATDTPAFLHGVASGDPLPDGILLWTRVTPTPEATPGSGAGPDTEVSWVVAKDKAFTNVVAKGTVTATAASDHTVKADIRGLEPATDYWFRFSAGGTDSPVARTRTAPAADAAVSGLRFGVVTCANWEAGYFAAYRHLAARSDLDAWLHLGDYIYEYKSGEYAARGTVVRQHAPTNEIITLADYRVRHGKYKTDPDLQALHLKAPVIAIWDDHEFADNAWSGGAVNHTEGAEGTWTDRKAAARQAYFEWMPVRPAIEGTTYRRLRFGRLADLSLLDLRSFRSQQAAAGSGSVDDPNRTITGRAQLDWLKAGLKASDTTWRLVGNSVMISPFVIGSLTADLLKPLAKLLDLPQGGIGVNTDQWDGYTHDRRELLDHLRSNAIGNTVFLTGDIHMSWANDVPVDAGTYPLSPSAATEFVITSVTSDNLDDIVKVPEGTLSAVAAPVIRAANRHVHWVDTDRHGYGVLDITADRAQMDYYVLSDRTDPNAASSWERSYRTRSGTQRVERTYDPV; encoded by the coding sequence GTGACCAGTCGATACAGATCCTCCGAGACCCCCGAGAGCCTCGACTCCCTCTCGCCCCGCCGCCGTACGGTCGTCAAGGCCGCGGCGGCGGCCGCTGTCCTGGCCGGTCCGCTCGCCGCCGCCCTGCCGGCCCGGGCCGCCACGGACACCCCCGCCTTCCTGCACGGCGTCGCCTCCGGAGACCCGCTGCCCGACGGCATCCTGCTGTGGACCCGGGTCACCCCCACTCCGGAGGCGACGCCCGGTTCCGGGGCCGGCCCGGACACCGAGGTGAGCTGGGTCGTCGCGAAGGACAAGGCGTTCACGAACGTCGTCGCCAAGGGGACCGTCACCGCGACGGCCGCCTCCGACCACACGGTGAAGGCCGACATCCGCGGCCTGGAACCCGCCACCGACTACTGGTTCCGCTTCTCCGCCGGCGGCACGGACTCCCCGGTGGCGCGCACCCGCACCGCCCCGGCGGCGGACGCGGCCGTGTCCGGCCTGCGCTTCGGCGTCGTCACCTGCGCCAACTGGGAGGCGGGCTACTTCGCGGCGTACCGTCATCTCGCCGCCCGAAGCGACCTGGACGCCTGGCTGCATCTCGGCGACTACATCTACGAGTACAAGTCGGGCGAGTACGCGGCCCGCGGCACGGTCGTACGACAGCACGCGCCCACGAACGAGATCATCACACTCGCCGACTACCGCGTCCGGCACGGCAAGTACAAGACCGACCCCGACCTGCAGGCGCTGCACCTGAAGGCGCCGGTCATCGCGATCTGGGACGACCACGAGTTCGCGGACAACGCCTGGTCGGGCGGCGCGGTCAACCACACCGAGGGCGCCGAGGGCACCTGGACCGACCGCAAGGCGGCCGCCAGACAGGCCTACTTCGAGTGGATGCCGGTGCGCCCGGCGATCGAGGGCACCACCTACCGCCGGCTGCGCTTCGGCAGGCTCGCCGACCTGTCCCTGCTGGACCTGCGCTCCTTCCGTTCCCAGCAGGCGGCCGCGGGCAGCGGTTCGGTGGACGACCCGAACCGTACGATCACCGGCCGCGCCCAACTGGACTGGCTGAAGGCGGGACTGAAGGCCTCCGACACCACCTGGCGGCTGGTCGGCAACTCGGTGATGATCTCACCGTTCGTGATCGGCTCCCTGACCGCCGACCTGCTCAAGCCGCTCGCCAAGCTGCTGGACCTGCCGCAGGGCGGCATAGGCGTCAACACCGACCAGTGGGACGGCTACACCCACGACCGCCGCGAACTCCTCGACCACCTGCGCTCGAACGCCATCGGCAACACGGTCTTCCTGACCGGCGACATCCACATGTCCTGGGCCAACGACGTGCCGGTGGACGCGGGCACCTACCCGTTGTCCCCGTCGGCCGCCACGGAGTTCGTCATCACCTCGGTGACCTCCGACAACCTCGACGACATAGTGAAGGTCCCCGAGGGCACCCTCTCCGCGGTCGCCGCCCCGGTCATCCGCGCCGCGAACCGGCACGTGCACTGGGTCGACACCGACCGGCACGGCTATGGCGTCCTGGACATCACCGCCGACCGCGCGCAGATGGACTACTACGTCCTGTCCGACCGCACGGACCCGAACGCCGCCTCCTCCTGGGAGCGTTCGTACCGCACGCGCAGCGGCACGCAGAGGGTCGAGCGCACCTACGACCCCGTGTAA
- a CDS encoding dienelactone hydrolase family protein — protein MNIVLFHPTHGLRPAVRQAADRLRAAGHEVWTPDLFEGRTFDSVEEGMAFKDAIGKDELLKRAVLAAAPYSERGLVYAGFSLGASIAQTLALGDDKARGLLLLHGTSDIAPGVTVDDLPVQLHVAEPDPFETDDWLTAWYLRMGRIGADVEVYRYAGAGHVYTDPGLPDYDEEAAEATWRVALGFLDSL, from the coding sequence ATGAACATCGTGCTCTTCCACCCGACCCATGGTCTCAGACCCGCGGTGCGCCAGGCCGCGGACCGGCTGCGCGCCGCCGGGCACGAGGTGTGGACGCCGGATCTCTTCGAGGGCCGTACGTTCGACTCGGTCGAGGAGGGCATGGCCTTCAAGGACGCGATCGGCAAGGACGAACTGCTCAAGCGCGCCGTGCTGGCCGCGGCGCCCTACTCGGAGCGGGGGCTGGTGTACGCGGGCTTCTCGCTCGGCGCGTCGATCGCCCAGACCCTCGCGCTGGGCGACGACAAGGCGCGTGGGCTGCTGCTCCTGCACGGTACGTCCGACATCGCGCCGGGCGTGACGGTGGACGACCTGCCCGTCCAGCTGCACGTGGCCGAGCCCGACCCGTTCGAGACGGACGACTGGCTCACCGCCTGGTATCTGCGGATGGGCCGGATCGGCGCGGACGTCGAGGTCTACCGGTACGCCGGGGCCGGCCACGTGTACACCGACCCCGGCCTGCCGGACTACGACGAGGAGGCCGCCGAGGCCACTTGGCGGGTGGCGCTCGGCTTCCTCGACAGCCTGTAG